One Pieris rapae chromosome 7, ilPieRapa1.1, whole genome shotgun sequence genomic window carries:
- the LOC110994598 gene encoding serine/threonine-protein kinase fused has translation MENYIVISFIGEGSFGRVFKAKQKETNAVLALKVIRKKGRSSKDLKNLRQECDIQRQLNHPNIIRMIDSFDTESELVVVTEYAEKELHSILAKEGCLNEDQAKKITWDLVSALYYLHSHRVLHRDLKPQNVLLDSTGRAKLCDFGLARIMTNATHILTSIKGTPLYMAPELIDEKPYDHQADLWSLGCIVYEIMAGQPPFCTMSIWQLVRMIRHKPVQWPSFISPDARSFLQGLLHKDPVKRMTWPEILEHPFVNGHILILPEDVQSDSPFTKPLSYSQQEAKFLQTEKISKCTKGKTHSQTKPEGHDLRNMRVQALECVPMSDDDSVRATSAFSVRDSLKTDDEDQSQPITATNAKLLRHEFHVMNNSNLVVCNLERNIAQLMANNEMIAEEKDTKDREEKETKDSEEIETKERDEVKGKSKGSTASQSLENPKSSNVDVSAGLSKSVPPSYKQKLLQFSKDKLRFGSGGNRLTRSIKRSFHFSRSLDKNKESQRRTSEPTIETHTDRSKYSKEDKDEDVEKNEVIEETGDDKDIANNDNIMHEENQEELKEPSSIELEEWEAFLNSNITEVMEGDVESLTQLNMVSMVVGVVGSAARGNKGARVCGAVAALLALPSLSHSLPRHTLLNIQDVYLEAKVVYNFIAAISTLMKNTNTDDDEERLRGVSRMLEVCLWLCGRSCRAVRQLATSLGNAHTIYTGLLTISSKSPRIVLNLVGLLITILQDLPEHADVVERILFEDRSFTFLKLLEQQNDALKIRICVLISLLCTYSCTAFSAAMENEWRKRNSEVLEELHSHCNVTLNRAARLASKELCSMPFYIS, from the exons ATGGAAAACTATATTGTTATATCGTTTATTGGTGAAGGATCATTTGGGAGAGTTTTCAAAGCAAAACAGAAAGAAACTAATGCTGTACTAGCACTAAAAGTTATACGAAAG aaagGCCGATCATCGAAAGATCTCAAAAATTTAAGACAAGAATGTGATATTCAAAGGCAATTAAATCATCCAAATATTATTCGCATGATTGATAGTTTTGATACTGAATCCGAACTTGTGGTGGTAACAGAGTATGCAGAAAAAGAACTACACAGTATACTTGCAAAAGAAGGTTGTCTGAATGAGGACCAAGCAAAGAAAATAACATGGGATTTGGTTTCAGCACTATACTATTTACATTCCCACAGAGTTCTTCACAG AGACCTCAAGCCACAAAATGTACTGTTAGATAGTACTGGGCGGGCAAAGCTGTGTGACTTTGGACTAGCCCGAATAATGACTAATGCAACTCACATTCTTACCTCTATAAAAGGAACACCACTTTATATGGCACCTGAATTAATCGATGAGAAACCTTATGATCATCAG GCAGATTTATGGTCACTTGGATGTattgtatatgaaataatgGCCGGACAACCACCATTTTGCACTATGTCTATTTGGCAGCTAGTCAGGATGATAAGACATAAACCTGTGCAGTGGCCAAGTTTTATAAGTCCTGACGCAAGGTCATTCTTGCAG GGTTTGTTGCACAAAGACCCGGTAAAGCGTATGACATGGCCAGAAATCCTAGAACACCCATTTGTGAACGGACATATACTAATCCTCCCAGAAGATGTTCAAAGTGACTCGCCATTTACAAAACCATTATCCTATAGTCAACAGGAAGCAAAGTTTTTGCAAACTGAGAAAATAAGCAAATGTACAAA GGGCAAAACTCACTCTCAAACAAAACCAGAAGGGCACGATTTAAGAAATATGCGTGTTCAGGCGCTAGAATGTGTGCCCATGTCTGATGATGACAGCGTACGTGCAACTAGTGCGTTCAGTGTTAGAGACAGTCTCAAAACCGACGATGAAGACCAATCCCAACCGATAACGGCGACCAACGCGAAATTATTGAGACACGAATTCCACGTTATGAACAATTCTAACCTTGTCGTGTGTAACTTGGAAAGAAACATCGCCCAACTCATGGCAAACAATGAAATGATAGCAGAGGAAAAAGACACAAAAGACAGAGAAGagaaagaaacaaaagacAGTGAAGAGATAGAAACAAAAGAGAGAGATGAAGTTAAGGGAAAAAGTAAAGGAAGCACCGCATCACAGAGCTTAGAGAATCCAAAGAGTTCAAATGTTGATGTTAGCGCGGGTCTCAGTAAAAGTGTGCCTCCGTCGTATAAGCAGAAGTTATTGCAATTCTCTAAAGATAAGCTGAGATTTGGAAGCGGTGGAAACAGACTGACCAGAAGTATTAAGAGATCATTCCACTTTAGTAGGAGTTTAGACAAAAATAAGGAATCCCAACGGAGAACGAGCGAACCAACAATTGAAACGCATACAGATAGAAGCAAATACTCGAAAGAGGATAAAGACGAAGACGTAGAGAAAAATGAAGTAATAGAGGAAACGGGGGATGATAAGGATATCgctaataatgataatataatgcATGAAGAGAATCAAGAAG AACTTAAGGAGCCATCCTCAATAGAACTGGAAGAATGGGAGGCATTTTTAAACTCAAATATCACAGAGGTTATGGAGGGAGACGTTGAATCATTGACGCAGTTGAATATG GTGAGTATGGTTGTGGGAGTGGTAGGGAGTGCGGCTAGAGGCAACAAAGGCGCCAGAGTTTGCGGCGCCGTGGCGGCCTTGCTCGCCTTACCATCGCTATCTCACTCTTTGCCAAGACACACATTGCTTAATATACAGGAT GTGTACTTAGAAGCGAAAGTGGTTTACAACTTCATAGCAGCCATAAGTACTCTGATGAAGAATACCAATACTGATGATGACGAAGagag actTCGTGGCGTAAGTCGGATGCTAGAAGTTTGTCTATGGCTCTGCGGTCGCTCGTGCCGCGCAGTTCGCCAACTCGCCACCTCACTTGGGAACGCGCATACAATTTATACGGGACTGCTAACTATat CCTCAAAATCTCCGCGAATAGTTCTCAACCTAGTCGGCCTCCTTATAACGATCCTTCAAGACCTGCCCGAACACGCGGACGTAGTCGAACGAATATTGTTTGAAGACAGGAGTTTTACCTTTTTAAAGCTTTTGGAGCAGCAAAACGatgcattaaaaataagaatatgtgttttaattaGCTTATTGTGTACTTATTCGTGTACGGCCTTTTCAGCAGCCATGGAAAATGAGTGGAGGAAGAGAAACAGTGAGGTGTTGGAGGAACTCCATTCCCATTGTAATGTTACGTTGAATAGAGCCGCTAGATTGGCTAGTAAGGAGTTGTGTAGTATGCCATTTTATATCAGTTGA
- the LOC110994634 gene encoding troponin C, translating to MVLDTEDWADELPPEQIAVLRKAFDGFDHNRSGSIPCDFVADILRMMGQPFNKKILEELIEEVDADKSGRLEFGEFVTLAAKFIVEEDAEAMQKELREAFRLYDKEGNGYIPTSSLREILRELDEQLTEEELDGLIQEIDTDGSGTVDFDEFMEMMTGE from the exons ATGGTTCTGGACACTGAAGATTGG gcaGATGAGCTCCCGCCAGAACAGATTGCCG TCCTTCGCAAGGCTTTCGATGGCTTCGACCACAACCGCTCTGGCAGTATCCCGTGTGACTTCGTAGCTGACATCCTACGTATGATGGGGCAGCCATTTAACAAGAAGATTCTTGAAGAACTCATTGAGGAAGTCGACGCAGACA AATCTGGCCGTCTTGAATTCGGAGAATTCGTAACGCTCGCTGCCAAGTTTATCGTAGAAGAGGACGCTGAAGCTATGCAGAAAGAGCTCAGGGAAGCATTTAGATTATACGACAAGGAAG GCAACGGTTACATTCCCACCTCAAGCTTGCGTGAAATCCTCCGTGAACTGGATGAGCAGCTAACGGAAGAAGAACTTGATGGTCTCATTCAGGAAATTGACACAGACGGCAGCGGAACAGTTGACTTCGATG aattcATGGAAATGATGACCGGAGAATAa